In Treponema vincentii, a single window of DNA contains:
- a CDS encoding FTR1 family iron permease encodes MYITQNKKHTFAAILFALSFIFIPVSGLYAANDEEVLDSWTGIVKKMEVHLNNAYDLYTQGKSKEAYDEVNVAYFRFYESKGMEKITMGYLSGARKTTVENAFYEYRRNVYSDKDSEMVKAHKDKLIAMLYHDAAELDGTLDESGSETANTAQSAVVATFISCFVLVLREGLEAILVIAAIIAYLVKTGKKKYIMSVYVGALGGILVSILLAFLFGAVAGAQSGIAQEVFEGIGMFVAVIVLFYVSNWMLSKSETEAWERYIHKKVEASVSTGNKWVLIFAAFIAVAREGAELILFFQGVPIHGTSGRNAMILAIVLSAIVLIAVFLVFRFLTVRLPLKPFFLVTSILMYAMCFSFTGKGVSELQAAGVVNKTVIPWMGFEMDFLGIYATYESLIPQIIVLAVIITMSVVYAKKNKQQRAQIEAEKAKIGQK; translated from the coding sequence ATGTATATTACACAGAATAAAAAACATACCTTTGCCGCAATTTTGTTCGCTTTATCGTTCATATTTATTCCGGTTAGCGGACTGTATGCCGCAAACGACGAAGAGGTGCTGGATTCGTGGACAGGAATTGTAAAAAAGATGGAAGTGCACCTCAATAATGCCTACGACCTTTATACTCAAGGGAAATCCAAAGAGGCGTATGACGAAGTGAACGTTGCCTACTTTAGGTTTTATGAATCTAAAGGGATGGAAAAGATAACGATGGGGTATCTTTCCGGTGCCCGTAAAACAACGGTGGAAAATGCGTTTTATGAATATCGTCGAAATGTCTACAGCGATAAAGACAGCGAGATGGTAAAAGCGCATAAAGATAAGCTTATTGCAATGCTTTACCATGATGCAGCCGAGCTTGACGGCACGTTGGACGAAAGCGGCAGCGAGACTGCAAATACCGCTCAATCGGCAGTTGTTGCAACGTTTATTTCCTGTTTTGTATTGGTACTCCGCGAAGGCTTGGAAGCAATCCTTGTTATCGCCGCTATTATCGCCTATCTTGTAAAAACGGGAAAAAAGAAATATATCATGTCGGTATATGTCGGTGCGTTGGGCGGTATCTTGGTAAGTATTCTGCTGGCCTTTTTGTTCGGCGCTGTTGCCGGTGCTCAGAGCGGCATCGCTCAGGAAGTTTTTGAAGGCATCGGTATGTTTGTCGCAGTTATCGTGTTGTTCTATGTCAGTAACTGGATGCTTTCAAAGTCCGAAACCGAAGCATGGGAACGGTACATTCATAAGAAGGTTGAAGCATCGGTTTCTACCGGAAATAAATGGGTCTTAATTTTCGCGGCCTTTATTGCAGTTGCGCGTGAAGGTGCCGAGCTTATTCTCTTTTTCCAGGGCGTTCCCATTCATGGAACGAGCGGCCGGAATGCAATGATCTTGGCGATTGTGCTGTCAGCGATTGTACTGATTGCCGTATTCCTAGTATTTAGGTTCTTAACCGTGCGGTTGCCGTTAAAGCCTTTCTTCTTGGTTACCAGTATATTGATGTATGCGATGTGCTTTTCGTTTACCGGAAAAGGTGTGTCGGAACTGCAAGCTGCCGGTGTTGTCAATAAGACCGTTATTCCGTGGATGGGCTTTGAAATGGACTTCCTCGGCATTTATGCAACGTATGAAAGTCTCATTCCGCAGATTATCGTACTCGCGGTGATTATCACAATGTCTGTTGTGTATGCAAAAAAGAATAAACAACAGCGTGCTCAAATTGAAGCTGAAAAGGCGAAGATTGGGCAAAAGTAA
- the alr gene encoding alanine racemase, translating into MRATKAIIHLDNLKHNITQIKQTLAPETKICLPVKADAYGHGAVRTAIAAIRAGVSYLAVASVQEGIELREAGIVAPIISLSLPILEEIDSIIDYKLEPLVIDEEFINELNRVADVQKKTVAVHLKVDTGMSRIGCRPSEAVKLATQIVRAKHLRLQGVATHFAVADSDSESDRAFTKGQLERFSDAVEAIRQTGIHIPLVHAANSGAVQLLPEARFDMVRPGLLAYGYLPVQNAATAIDVKPVMELVTQVVLIKQIRAGTCVSYGRNWTAPQDTYIATLPIGYADGLRRALSPGLKVRIGNEFFPIVGRICMDQCMVDLGAHPWVQRWDEVCIFGPNPQDNSAQTLADIAGTIPYEITCGIHKRVPRVFVNESR; encoded by the coding sequence ATGCGTGCAACAAAAGCGATTATCCATCTGGATAATCTGAAACATAACATTACCCAAATCAAACAAACCCTTGCTCCGGAAACAAAGATATGTTTACCGGTCAAAGCGGATGCCTACGGACACGGTGCCGTACGAACGGCGATTGCAGCTATTCGAGCAGGGGTTTCGTATCTTGCCGTCGCTTCCGTGCAGGAAGGTATAGAACTTCGAGAGGCAGGCATTGTCGCTCCCATCATTTCGCTCAGTCTGCCGATTTTGGAAGAAATAGACTCCATTATTGACTATAAACTGGAACCGCTCGTGATCGACGAAGAATTTATCAATGAGCTTAACCGCGTAGCCGATGTGCAAAAGAAAACCGTCGCGGTACATCTTAAAGTGGACACCGGCATGAGCAGGATAGGCTGCAGGCCGTCGGAAGCTGTAAAATTAGCGACTCAAATTGTGCGGGCAAAACACTTGCGGCTACAAGGCGTCGCAACGCACTTTGCCGTTGCGGATTCCGATTCCGAATCCGATCGTGCTTTTACAAAAGGTCAGCTCGAACGTTTTAGCGATGCCGTTGAAGCAATCAGACAGACGGGTATACACATTCCACTCGTTCATGCTGCCAATTCAGGTGCGGTACAGCTGTTGCCGGAAGCTCGGTTTGATATGGTGCGCCCCGGACTCCTTGCCTACGGCTACTTGCCCGTACAGAACGCAGCAACAGCTATCGACGTAAAACCCGTTATGGAACTGGTAACGCAGGTGGTACTGATAAAACAAATACGCGCCGGCACCTGCGTTTCCTACGGGCGCAACTGGACAGCCCCACAGGATACCTATATTGCAACGCTTCCGATCGGATATGCGGACGGTTTACGCCGCGCGCTTTCGCCCGGGTTGAAGGTACGCATCGGCAACGAATTTTTCCCCATTGTCGGTAGAATATGTATGGATCAATGTATGGTTGACCTCGGCGCGCACCCATGGGTGCAGCGATGGGACGAAGTATGCATTTTCGGCCCGAATCCGCAGGATAACAGCGCACAAACGCTGGCGGATATCGCCGGAACTATTCCCTACGAAATTACCTGCGGCATTCACAAGCGTGTTCCGCGTGTCTTTGTGAACGAAAGCCGATAA
- a CDS encoding Fe-S-containing protein: MLLGFAGSIVSAILRSIPNYINRTRFAFWCMVPVTIALLFLLILLFISPNLKRKIAHIYENLFSAAIFLYAASMLFYYLPVIIMLATTLVNYGESAVSTIVLFRLIGYVLGIVCMLCAGLAIYKTLIKLSAIELKVSVAGALCIFGVTQVVVILQRLYSLGIIPRNDFIFAFIAAVVNHGNFFTFAIILFIMIPPIILWRKNRTITETYHNNAELRKLKAQKRNARRWAKFSLVLLIGSVLSLSVLRHYVDREVPLSPPENYTIADGMAMIPISELEDDKLHRYAYTSEQGIEVRFIAIKKSEGSYGVGLDACDICGPTGYFERNGEVICKLCDVVMNKGTIGFPGGCNPVPVAYIIHDEKIKIKIADLEAEAHRFK; this comes from the coding sequence ATGCTGCTGGGCTTTGCCGGCAGTATTGTTTCAGCAATTCTTAGATCAATTCCCAACTATATAAATAGAACACGTTTCGCTTTTTGGTGCATGGTTCCTGTTACCATCGCACTTCTCTTTTTACTCATCCTGCTTTTTATTTCACCCAATCTTAAACGAAAGATAGCGCATATATATGAAAATCTTTTTAGTGCGGCAATTTTCTTGTATGCAGCCTCGATGCTGTTTTACTATCTTCCCGTTATCATCATGCTGGCAACCACATTGGTTAATTACGGCGAAAGCGCGGTAAGTACGATTGTCTTATTCAGACTGATAGGCTATGTACTCGGTATTGTGTGTATGCTGTGCGCCGGTTTAGCGATCTATAAAACGTTGATTAAATTATCGGCCATAGAACTCAAGGTATCGGTTGCCGGAGCGCTTTGCATTTTTGGTGTTACGCAGGTGGTTGTTATTTTACAGCGCCTCTATTCGTTGGGGATTATTCCTCGCAACGACTTTATCTTTGCATTCATTGCCGCGGTCGTAAACCACGGAAATTTCTTTACCTTTGCAATTATCCTATTCATTATGATTCCGCCGATTATCCTCTGGCGGAAGAACCGGACAATTACGGAAACGTATCACAACAATGCAGAACTGCGGAAACTGAAAGCGCAAAAGCGCAACGCACGCCGGTGGGCGAAATTTTCGCTGGTCTTGCTGATCGGTTCGGTTTTATCTCTGTCCGTTTTGCGGCACTATGTCGACCGAGAAGTTCCGCTTTCGCCGCCGGAAAATTATACGATTGCCGACGGTATGGCGATGATTCCTATTTCGGAATTGGAAGATGATAAGCTGCACCGGTATGCGTATACTTCGGAGCAGGGAATTGAAGTCCGGTTTATTGCCATTAAAAAGAGCGAAGGCTCGTACGGCGTAGGGCTTGATGCGTGCGATATCTGCGGTCCTACCGGATATTTTGAACGGAACGGGGAGGTTATCTGTAAACTCTGCGATGTCGTGATGAACAAGGGAACTATCGGCTTCCCGGGCGGATGTAACCCTGTGCCGGTTGCGTATATCATCCACGATGAAAAGATCAAGATAAAGATAGCCGATCTTGAAGCGGAAGCGCACCGCTTTAAATAG
- a CDS encoding phosphate/phosphite/phosphonate ABC transporter substrate-binding protein — MTCLSILLVCSCSKAEQKPLTMVFYPNESSESMKDARAAFKEILKEAVGRDVEILTTTDYNIALEALVSGKADMAYVGAEGYLTAHKRNSAVVPIATNSGPSGTLEDAKYYSFIGVQRKDADSYKKADGSFDLSLLKGKRMSFVAASSTSGFVIPARVLAAAFALDNTDDLILSDKVFSKVLFAGSHQGSQVNLFRGDADAAAFAIPQTIGVYELLEGEAYKTGAVYRVTVGADEPFTSFAGSEMTVIRSIPVLNAPITVNANTLSASDIKKIQDALTSDKTANNPGIFNVKDSGKKGIYPKYSEKTRLVATDDSWYDEIRNSTR; from the coding sequence ATGACGTGCCTTTCAATTTTACTTGTTTGCTCATGTAGTAAAGCAGAACAAAAGCCGCTCACAATGGTTTTTTATCCAAATGAGTCAAGCGAATCCATGAAAGATGCCCGCGCTGCATTCAAAGAAATTTTAAAAGAAGCCGTCGGACGCGATGTTGAAATTTTGACAACGACTGACTATAACATCGCATTGGAAGCGCTCGTTTCCGGTAAGGCTGATATGGCTTATGTCGGTGCCGAAGGGTACCTTACCGCACATAAACGGAACAGCGCCGTTGTTCCCATTGCAACGAATTCGGGACCCAGCGGAACGCTTGAAGATGCAAAGTATTACAGCTTCATTGGTGTACAGCGGAAGGATGCCGATAGCTATAAAAAGGCTGACGGCAGTTTTGACTTAAGCCTATTAAAAGGTAAAAGAATGTCGTTTGTGGCAGCAAGCTCTACCTCTGGGTTTGTTATTCCCGCACGTGTTTTGGCAGCCGCTTTTGCTCTTGATAATACCGACGATCTTATATTGAGCGACAAAGTATTTTCTAAGGTGCTATTTGCCGGTTCCCACCAGGGCTCACAGGTCAACCTTTTCCGCGGCGATGCAGATGCGGCAGCCTTTGCCATCCCACAGACAATCGGCGTGTACGAACTGCTCGAAGGGGAAGCTTATAAAACCGGTGCCGTCTACCGCGTAACCGTAGGAGCTGATGAACCTTTTACCTCCTTTGCAGGAAGTGAAATGACTGTAATCCGTTCCATTCCCGTCTTAAATGCACCGATCACCGTCAACGCAAACACCCTTTCAGCCTCGGACATAAAGAAGATACAGGATGCACTGACGTCGGATAAGACAGCTAATAATCCCGGAATTTTTAATGTAAAGGATTCCGGTAAAAAAGGTATATATCCTAAGTATTCCGAAAAGACACGGCTGGTTGCTACCGATGATTCCTGGTATGATGAGATCAGGAATTCTACTAGGTAA
- a CDS encoding ABC transporter permease, with amino-acid sequence MTRNRMYLKMITSSLIRRRSRMLVALLAIAIGSTVLSGLLTIYYDIPRQMGTVFRSYGANLIFLPAESESKITQEQIGAIKQVIDPEKLVGFAPYIYQSAKVNEQPYMIAATDLASAKSNSPYWLIRGDWPHNKKEVLIGHEISRNIELSVGDTFIVNTPKPNGDVTVNECTVSGIVTTGGVEEEFIFMSLEDIKGIIGYDDQFDVIECSIDGNQEYLKSIADTVSKQVNGITPRLVKRVTESQDVVLNKLQALVWIVTIIVLFLTMICVTTTMMAVVAERRKEIGLKKALGASNSSVVKDFMGEAVMLGLIGGILGVVLGYVFADNVSISVFAREVSFPVQLAPFTVIASIIITIVSCLFPVRATVDIDPALVLRGE; translated from the coding sequence ATGACAAGAAATAGAATGTATTTAAAGATGATTACAAGCTCGCTGATACGCCGCCGTTCACGGATGCTTGTCGCGTTGTTGGCAATCGCAATCGGCTCTACGGTGCTGTCGGGTTTGTTAACTATTTACTATGATATTCCGCGCCAGATGGGGACGGTGTTCCGGTCGTACGGCGCAAATTTGATATTCCTTCCGGCGGAAAGCGAATCCAAGATTACGCAGGAGCAAATCGGCGCTATTAAGCAGGTGATTGACCCTGAGAAGCTGGTCGGTTTTGCGCCGTACATCTACCAGTCGGCAAAGGTAAACGAACAGCCGTACATGATCGCCGCGACGGATTTGGCAAGCGCAAAAAGCAATAGCCCCTATTGGCTTATTCGCGGGGATTGGCCGCACAATAAAAAGGAAGTGCTGATCGGGCACGAAATAAGCCGCAATATCGAGTTGTCGGTCGGCGATACCTTTATCGTCAATACGCCGAAGCCGAACGGCGATGTTACCGTCAACGAATGTACGGTGTCGGGTATCGTTACCACCGGCGGCGTAGAAGAAGAATTTATTTTTATGAGCCTTGAGGATATCAAAGGGATTATCGGGTATGATGATCAGTTTGATGTTATTGAATGCAGCATCGACGGCAATCAGGAATACCTTAAATCGATAGCCGACACGGTGTCGAAGCAGGTGAACGGTATTACGCCGCGGCTTGTAAAGCGTGTAACGGAATCTCAGGATGTAGTCTTAAACAAGCTGCAGGCGCTCGTGTGGATTGTTACTATCATCGTGTTGTTCTTAACGATGATCTGCGTAACAACGACGATGATGGCGGTTGTCGCAGAACGTAGAAAAGAAATCGGCCTTAAAAAAGCGCTCGGCGCTTCGAATAGCAGCGTCGTGAAAGACTTTATGGGTGAAGCGGTGATGCTCGGTTTAATCGGCGGTATCTTGGGTGTGGTATTAGGCTATGTGTTTGCGGACAACGTGAGTATCAGCGTATTCGCCCGCGAGGTTTCGTTTCCGGTACAGCTTGCGCCGTTTACGGTCATCGCCTCGATTATTATCACGATTGTTTCCTGTTTATTCCCGGTACGCGCCACGGTAGACATTGACCCCGCTTTGGTTTTACGCGGGGAGTAG
- a CDS encoding cation:proton antiporter yields the protein MSAKEIPIEEIALQIVLSVGIIIIAAKYLGLLAKKINIPQVAGEIVAGLFLRYLPFFHNFGGSEPNIIYAETNQFIEYMSEIGVILIMFSAGLGTNLKSLVKSGIKSTVIAACGVIVPLILGTAMALGFWGFDGFGTPVFYQALFIGTILTATSVSITVVALKELGKINSEVGQTIISAAIIDDVFGIIALTVVLGASSGKGDYLGLIIKTAAFFAASLVVGYLIYRIFKWYDNRHPHTHRIPIYGLGVALIFAYCTERFFGIADITGAYVAGVVFCNLHDASYMEQKIDINSYMFFSPLFFTAIGLKTDLSGLNMSLIWFSIAFVLIGCLAKIIGCGGSALALGFKRRESLQIGLGMMVRGEVALIVAQKGLAVGMVKAEYFAPVILLIIVSSMIVPILLGKAFSEKDLPPAGTPAV from the coding sequence ATGTCTGCTAAGGAAATACCGATTGAAGAAATCGCACTGCAAATTGTCCTTTCCGTCGGAATTATCATTATCGCTGCGAAGTACCTCGGTCTTCTTGCTAAAAAAATCAATATTCCGCAGGTTGCCGGAGAAATCGTTGCAGGGCTTTTCTTACGTTACCTGCCTTTTTTTCATAATTTCGGCGGTTCCGAACCGAATATTATCTACGCCGAAACCAACCAGTTTATCGAGTATATGTCCGAGATCGGTGTCATCTTGATTATGTTCTCTGCCGGTTTGGGGACTAATTTAAAATCGCTTGTTAAATCCGGCATAAAATCCACCGTGATCGCTGCCTGTGGTGTTATCGTACCGTTGATTTTAGGCACGGCTATGGCATTGGGCTTTTGGGGCTTTGACGGATTTGGGACACCTGTATTTTATCAAGCTCTGTTTATCGGAACTATCTTAACGGCAACGTCGGTCAGTATTACCGTTGTGGCCTTAAAAGAACTGGGAAAGATAAATTCGGAAGTCGGGCAAACAATTATCAGCGCTGCAATCATCGATGATGTCTTCGGCATTATTGCATTAACGGTTGTACTCGGTGCCAGTTCCGGCAAAGGCGACTACCTTGGGCTTATTATAAAAACGGCAGCTTTCTTTGCCGCTTCGTTAGTTGTAGGTTACCTAATTTATCGAATTTTTAAATGGTATGATAATAGGCATCCGCATACCCACCGTATTCCGATTTACGGACTGGGAGTTGCTTTGATTTTTGCCTATTGTACCGAACGGTTCTTCGGCATCGCGGATATTACCGGTGCGTATGTTGCAGGAGTTGTGTTTTGCAACTTGCATGATGCCTCTTATATGGAACAAAAAATAGACATCAATTCATATATGTTTTTTAGTCCTCTCTTTTTTACTGCCATTGGGCTTAAAACGGACTTAAGCGGTCTGAATATGAGCTTGATATGGTTTTCGATAGCCTTTGTGCTTATCGGCTGCTTGGCAAAGATCATCGGCTGCGGCGGTTCGGCATTGGCTTTGGGCTTTAAGCGACGGGAATCGCTCCAGATAGGGCTGGGAATGATGGTACGCGGCGAGGTAGCCCTCATCGTAGCGCAAAAAGGTCTTGCTGTCGGTATGGTTAAGGCCGAATATTTTGCGCCGGTTATTTTACTGATCATTGTTTCTTCTATGATTGTGCCTATTTTACTCGGGAAAGCATTTTCGGAAAAGGATCTGCCGCCTGCAGGGACACCCGCCGTATAG
- a CDS encoding iron transporter: MKKTVSFLFALIAIAFVLASCEKPAQKQEMAKPAAEQKAAAPAPTEEEAAGFDEFPIGDEQDVGPLHIGGVYFQPVDMEPAGNSLSKNEADCHIEADIHANDEGKALGYGVGDFVPYLHVKAYVQKQGSSKVQEVAFMPMNADDGPHYGANMKFEEGLGKYNVKFEIKAPGNDYLLHVDKETGVTGRFWTEPLVVEWKDFEWKGPQW, from the coding sequence ATGAAGAAAACCGTATCTTTCCTTTTTGCACTGATTGCAATCGCTTTTGTGCTTGCATCATGTGAAAAACCTGCGCAAAAGCAGGAAATGGCAAAACCCGCTGCAGAACAAAAAGCTGCGGCTCCTGCACCGACTGAAGAAGAAGCTGCAGGTTTTGATGAGTTCCCAATCGGAGACGAACAGGATGTAGGCCCGCTCCACATCGGTGGCGTTTACTTCCAGCCGGTTGACATGGAACCTGCCGGAAACAGCCTTTCCAAGAACGAAGCTGACTGCCACATCGAAGCGGATATCCACGCAAATGATGAGGGTAAAGCGCTCGGTTACGGCGTAGGCGACTTTGTTCCGTATCTTCATGTTAAGGCTTATGTTCAAAAGCAAGGCTCGAGCAAAGTGCAGGAAGTTGCATTTATGCCGATGAATGCCGATGACGGCCCTCACTATGGTGCAAACATGAAGTTCGAAGAAGGTCTCGGCAAATACAATGTCAAATTCGAAATCAAAGCTCCGGGTAACGATTACCTGTTGCACGTTGACAAAGAAACCGGTGTTACCGGCCGTTTCTGGACGGAACCGCTCGTTGTCGAATGGAAAGATTTTGAATGGAAAGGACCTCAGTGGTAA
- a CDS encoding ABC transporter ATP-binding protein: MDILTLSGISKIYGDLKALDNINLNVEEGEWLSIMGPSGSGKTTLMNIIGCMDKPSRGKIELAGQDISKLSSKELTVVRRDTIGLVFQQFHLVNYLTALENVMMAQYYHSMPDEEEAMEALASVGLKERAKHLPNQLSGGEQQRVCIARALINHPKLLLADEPTGNLDEKNELLVMEIFEKLHNTGSTIIVVTHDPEVADQAERMVVLEHGKIARIEKMSRTRPVLQK, translated from the coding sequence ATGGATATTTTAACATTGAGCGGAATTTCAAAGATTTACGGCGACTTAAAAGCCTTAGACAACATAAACTTAAACGTAGAAGAAGGCGAGTGGCTGTCGATTATGGGCCCGTCCGGCTCCGGTAAAACGACGCTGATGAACATCATCGGTTGTATGGATAAGCCGTCGCGCGGCAAGATTGAATTGGCGGGGCAGGATATTTCAAAATTATCATCAAAGGAATTAACGGTCGTACGGCGGGATACCATCGGCTTGGTATTTCAGCAATTCCACCTCGTCAATTATCTTACCGCGCTTGAGAATGTGATGATGGCGCAGTACTACCACAGTATGCCCGACGAAGAAGAGGCGATGGAAGCGCTTGCGAGCGTCGGCTTAAAGGAGCGGGCAAAGCACCTGCCCAATCAGCTTTCGGGCGGAGAGCAGCAGCGCGTGTGTATTGCCCGCGCGCTCATCAATCACCCCAAGCTCCTGCTTGCGGACGAACCGACCGGCAACCTCGATGAAAAAAACGAACTTTTAGTTATGGAGATTTTTGAAAAGCTGCACAATACCGGCAGTACCATTATCGTCGTTACCCACGACCCCGAGGTCGCCGATCAAGCGGAACGGATGGTTGTACTTGAGCACGGAAAAATCGCGCGCATCGAAAAGATGAGCAGAACACGACCTGTGTTGCAAAAATAA
- a CDS encoding ABC transporter permease has product MFWRMIAGSLFRQKGKMAMIAFTIALGASLSSAMLNTMLGVGDKVNQELKTYGANINVVHKEASLLDDIYGVESGSTKKYLREDELYKIKTIFWAYNVVDYAPFLNVSVEYKGQNKPVRLTGTWFDYKIDLHTGQEVITGIRRMRTWWEVTGAWASDTDDSACMIGSLFAGRNAIHVGDVIEVTGPAGSASLTVSGIFNSGSNEDEYIFTPLHTAQRLLGKTDVCESIEVSALTTPDNDLARKAARNPLSLTIKEMEVWYCTAYVSSICYQIQEVITDAVAKPVRQVAESEGAILNKTTLLMLLITILSLLASALGISNLVTASVMDRRAEIGLKKAIGASNTAVTVSVLTEIMIIGLIGGTIGYFAGLGLTQIIGRSVFGSAIPPAPMVIPIVVLIIFLITLLGSLPSVRYLLKLNPTEVLHGK; this is encoded by the coding sequence ATGTTTTGGAGAATGATAGCCGGTTCCCTCTTCCGTCAGAAAGGGAAGATGGCGATGATTGCGTTTACCATTGCGCTGGGTGCGAGTCTTTCAAGCGCAATGCTCAATACGATGCTCGGAGTAGGGGATAAGGTAAATCAGGAGCTGAAAACCTACGGAGCGAATATCAATGTCGTGCATAAAGAGGCCTCGCTTCTCGATGATATTTACGGAGTAGAGTCGGGGAGTACCAAAAAGTATTTACGCGAGGATGAGCTGTATAAAATTAAGACTATATTTTGGGCGTACAATGTTGTTGACTATGCTCCGTTTTTAAACGTGTCCGTTGAATATAAGGGACAAAATAAGCCCGTCCGCCTGACCGGTACATGGTTCGATTATAAAATAGACTTGCACACCGGACAGGAAGTTATTACCGGTATCCGGCGGATGCGGACGTGGTGGGAAGTAACCGGTGCTTGGGCTTCCGATACCGATGATTCCGCCTGTATGATCGGCAGCCTCTTTGCGGGGAGGAACGCTATTCATGTCGGCGATGTAATCGAAGTAACAGGCCCTGCCGGAAGCGCATCGTTGACTGTTTCCGGCATATTCAATTCGGGCAGCAACGAGGATGAGTACATCTTTACACCCCTTCATACGGCGCAGCGCCTGTTAGGAAAAACCGATGTATGTGAGAGCATTGAGGTAAGTGCGCTTACGACGCCCGATAACGATCTCGCACGAAAGGCCGCGCGGAACCCTTTGAGTTTAACCATCAAAGAGATGGAGGTATGGTACTGCACCGCGTATGTCAGCAGTATCTGCTATCAGATTCAGGAAGTGATTACCGATGCCGTTGCAAAACCGGTGCGGCAGGTTGCCGAATCCGAAGGGGCGATTTTAAATAAGACCACGCTGCTGATGCTCTTAATCACAATTTTGAGCTTGCTCGCTTCCGCATTGGGAATTTCCAACCTTGTAACGGCAAGCGTGATGGATAGACGCGCGGAAATCGGTTTAAAAAAGGCAATCGGCGCGAGCAACACGGCGGTTACCGTATCGGTACTGACGGAGATTATGATTATCGGATTAATCGGCGGAACAATCGGCTACTTTGCCGGATTGGGTTTAACGCAGATTATCGGACGGAGCGTATTCGGTTCGGCTATTCCTCCTGCGCCGATGGTGATTCCGATTGTCGTGCTTATCATCTTTCTTATCACCCTGCTCGGCAGTCTGCCTTCGGTACGGTATTTACTCAAGCTCAATCCTACGGAGGTGCTGCATGGAAAATAA